From Pseudostreptobacillus hongkongensis:
GCAACTGCAATAACTGGAACTTTTTCATCACTACTAAAATAGTTAGCAAGTGTATCTTGGAAACTTATACCAAATTGAGATTTTCCACTTGCAATTAAAGCTGTAGTACTTCCTTCTGGTGCTTGATCTATAGTAACATCAAGTCCTAAATCTTTAAAGAATCCTTTTTCTTGAGCTACAAATAACCCAGTATGATTTGTATTAGGAGTCCAGTCAAGAACTATATGAATTTTTTCTTTAGACTCCTCATTACTTTTTGTTTCATTCTTATTTCCACAACTAAATACTAAGATTAGCATAAAAATAAATGTTAAAAACTTTTTCATTTTTCCTCCCATTTTATTATATATTTTTCTATTTTAGAAACTAAATAAATTAAAACTAAGCTAATAAGTGATATTAAAAAGATACTTGCAAACATTTTATCATATGCAAATGCCCTTTTTGCTCTCATCATATATACTCCTAGACCATTAAAAGCTCCTATCCATTCAGCAACAACGGCAGAAATTATAGAATAAGAAACAGATATTCTAAGTCCTGCAAAAAAACTAGGTAGGGCACTTGGAAATTTTGCATATATATATTCTTGGAATTTACTTGCCCCCATGGATTCAAGTAATATTATATTATCTTTTGATACAGATCTATAACCATCAAGTAAAGAAATTGTTATAGGGAAAAAAGTTGTTAATGTTATTAAAACTATTTTTGAACTCATACCATAACCAAGCCATAATACTAATAGGGGAGCTATTGCTACAGTAGGTATTGTCTGACTTATTACAAGTACAGGCATAGTTGTTTTGAATATAAAATCAAATCTATCCATAATTATAGATAAAATAAATGCTATAATTAATCCTATAACAAGACCTGCTATAGCTTCAAACATTGTATATTTCATATGGTTAGAGATTAAATTAAAATCTACCTTTAAAGCATTTAATATATCAAATGGGGAAGGTAGTAAAAATTTTGGTATTATTTTTGAACTAGATAATAATTGCCAAAAAACTAGTATTATTATAATTAAGTAATAATTTAAAATTTTATCTAAAAATTTTCGCATAAAAAAAACTTCCTTTCTGGGAAGTTAAAATTTAATTTGTATATTAAAAAATACTTCCCTACGACAGCATTA
This genomic window contains:
- a CDS encoding ABC transporter permease → MRKFLDKILNYYLIIIILVFWQLLSSSKIIPKFLLPSPFDILNALKVDFNLISNHMKYTMFEAIAGLVIGLIIAFILSIIMDRFDFIFKTTMPVLVISQTIPTVAIAPLLVLWLGYGMSSKIVLITLTTFFPITISLLDGYRSVSKDNIILLESMGASKFQEYIYAKFPSALPSFFAGLRISVSYSIISAVVAEWIGAFNGLGVYMMRAKRAFAYDKMFASIFLISLISLVLIYLVSKIEKYIIKWEEK